A region of the Hyperolius riggenbachi isolate aHypRig1 chromosome 9, aHypRig1.pri, whole genome shotgun sequence genome:
GATTCCCGCCTTAGACAAACTGACCGCCATATCGTGGCCCTGTaaacaggaagagtcagctgcagACGTGAGACATGTGACCCCCGGCCGATGCATTGCTgaccacttacctgacagaaggggGCGCACTCTGCCACTATGACGTGGAACGTCCGCTTTTTCCGCGCTTCCTCCAGAAAGCGCTGCACAGTCCGTGAGCGTCCAATCGTCATGATAACCTCATTGAAGTGTATGTGCTCCTTGGCCTGTGTGGCTATGTTGTCGGTGGTGCCCTCTGGTGGCAGAAAGTCTCCAGTCAGACAGGTACAGAGGATGAGGAGACATAGATACAAGTATAGGATGGGAgaatggtggtgggggtggaatGCTCTCCAGATAGATACCAATACTGACAATAGGAAATCACTCGAGATCTGTGAAAGAATGATTACCTAGTTCAATCAGGAGCTCATTCACGGCTTCAATGACGTTGGCCTTCAGTGGTGGAAACGAGGTGTTGAAGTCATCACTGAATTTCTCTGCCGTCACCAGCTTGTGGAGAGACTCCTGCTGGTCACTTTCCTCACTGCAGCCTCGCAGCCTGCACAACCAGGGAGGAAAATCAATAGCCGGTAGCCCATAGTAACTGTATCTCATTTCACTACAGCCAAATCACTGTGGAATGGTTACACAGCagggcagatttatcaacaccAGTGTAAGAAGAATTGATGCACATCCAGGGAAAAATAAATGCAGTAGAGGAACAATGGCTCACAGCGACCAATCAGATCAGTGATGTGGAGACGTCGGACCAGTACTGCTCCAGCTTCCTTGGAAAGATATGGATAAATCTGCCCCAGTTCATGTGATGAAATACCCCACATACGGAATGAAGGGAATGTGCAGGTTTCTTCTCAGGAGCTGGATTATCTTACCCATACCAGGAAAGATATATATTCTCCAGAGAGTTATCAAACTCCTGTGTAGCTACAATACTTATTAGATAAGCCGAATTCAGACAGCAGAGAACCTCCAAGTTATGTAATTTGGGATGAtgttgaggatttttttttacttaaaagcaCACCTAaaaaaagtgagagggatatgatatggaggctgacatatttatttccttttaaacaatgcaagtagcctggctgtcctgctgagcttcgatctctaaaacttttagccatagaccctgaacaagcatgcagatcagaggtttctgaccggattagctgcatgcttgttttaggtgtgcgattcagacactactgccgccaaaAAGATCAGCTTGGGGGAAAGATTCAGATGCTCTTTCTGCTACAAAAAACAGTATTCATCCCCGGCTCCCATTTTTGATCTTGCACTGTTAGGGCTGAGCCCACTACAAAGCTTGTGATTTTGGAGATAAACGCAGGATATATGCAGCATTTTGCAAGCGTTTACAAGTTGCCTAAATCGCTGGAAAATGCAGCACAAAATGCTTACACAAAGTGCTAGCGATTTCTAGCATGTCCctgtctttaaaggaaacctgagatataACAATATAAAAGTTTTATGCATACTTGGGACTTCCTCTAGTCCCCTCCAGATTGATCTTTCGCACGCCGTCTTCCTCCGCCTCCACGTTAGCCTAGTAAAAGCCCTGTTAGCTTGGCCAGTTGGGGTGTACTGCTcagacgcagaacgctcccagccctgGGAGAGAGACGGGGATGCGCGAGGGTGAACTGGCCCAGCTGACAGAGCTTCAACCGGCCAAACAAGAAGGCGGAGGAAGACAGCGTAGAAGCGATTgatccggagggggctggaggaagccccaagtatgcacAGAACTTTTATATCGttatatctcaggtacactttagggaGTTtccactgctttattgaagcctcCGACTGGACTCTTAAAGGCTGTGCTCATTCCCTCAGTGACGTCATTAATCAGTGTGACCATAAATGGCTAATGATGTCACTGTGGGAAACCCAGCAGGTGTATGGATGTACAAAGTTGCTGAGTTTCCTGGCTATGACAGGAGGAAACGCCAGTCAAGCGAAAAACACTCCTCCATCACCAAAAGAAGAACAGGAGGAAGAGGGAACTGGACTGAAGAACCTGGAAAACAGGatcagtacaaaaatcacccaactCCGGCTTCTCGGTTCATGAAACCACCAAATCCAACTCCAGTTACCCaataattgctccaactcctcaattctgacttcacagccctgatatAAACCTCTCTCCTCACACATCTCCACCGAGCCATTTCTGAAGAGCCTATGCCCAACAGCAGTGAgacagaggccccccccccccactgcagtaatcctcctccctcaCCACACAGCCAATGATAAGCGACCCCACATATTCACCACACATGTGGGAGGGGGCCAAGGTTGGTGGCGGCTCACCTGCCGTATTCCTCACGGATGAGTTTGAGGACACGTCGCACCAGATTGCCCACGGTGGTCTCTGAGGGTTGTGCTGCCTCCATTCTTCGCCCTTCCCTCCGGATAATCTCCATCAGTTCTCCTGCAAAAAGACAGGTCCGTTACACAGGTCATGTGACACCTGACAGGAGCGGATCTATGACCTCTTCTATATACTGTATCTCACAAAGGGAGTGAACTTCTCACATTGTAAATATTTAATTAtaccttttcatgggacaactctGAAGAGAAGACActtttatacaagctgtacactgactacattgtatcaaagtatagacttgctgcagggctgtggagttggagtcggcaaTTTTTGGCTAGCTGGAGTCGGGAGAAAATGCACCGacccctaatgaatttaaactgtaattaaaatagaaaataagataaaatcttctatttctcagataatagtcatcatgaataaaatatatatatatatatatatatatatatatatatatatacacacacacatattgtggtgcagtgtacagtgtgtgggatAGCAGTAGGGAGAAGAGATAATGTACGCGGCAGTGTGTATAGGGCAGTGTACATAGgactggggtgtgtgtgtgtgtgtgtgtgtgtgtgtgtgtgtgtgtgtgtgtgtgtgtgtgtgtgtgtgtgtgtgtgtgtgtgtgtgtgtgtgtgtgtgtgtgtgtgtgtgtgtgtgtgtgtgtgtgtgtgtgtgtgtgtgtgtgtgtgtgtgtgtgtgtgtgtgtgtgcgcgcgcgcgcgcgcgcgcgcgcgcgcacacacacacatcaaaccatagtcttttgaaaatgaaagatcacagaccaatcttaccacccttcatgtagtatgagagccacaccttcacagtctattctatggagctgaactcccaatcagataaaaaaatctttgcaagatgctgtacacacagatgctgtacagacacaaaagatcagtatctgcaaaagatctgttcctgccaaagatccattcctgcaaattgcattcatagtctatgagatctgcagatcctcatacacaccttgtttaactgacattcatctgcagatcagacaatcatctgcagatctgaaaatccatcctggtggatctgatctgcagatgaatgtcagttaaacaatgtgtgtattatgatctgcagatctcatagactatgaatgcattttgcaggaacggatcttttgcaggaacagatcttctgcagatactgatcttttgaatgtctacagcatctttgtgtgcagcatcttgcaaagatttctgtctgatggggagctcagctccatagaatagactgtgtaggtgtggctctcatactacatggaagggggtaaaattggtctgtgatctttcattttcaaaagactatggtctgatgtgtgtatgagccttaagaataaagcctgatatgtagctgtgtcactaatagagatggtcaatgagatggaaataattttgGGTTGATGCataaaatgtatgcactcccgttgctcatgaaatcaaataatttgatatgttaaaatttggtttggtgactacgaattaaagggtaccggagacggatgaaaagaaaagttttatacatacctggggcttcctccagcccccttcaggccaatcagtccctcgctgtcctcctccgccacctggatcttctgctatgagtcctggtaattcagccagtcagcgcagtccagccacgtgccactcccacagccaggaacattctgcacctgcgcaatagtgctgcgcaggtgtagtacgctcccggagaCGGAGtgtgcactacgccagactggctcaagtacctgggactcatagcagaggatccaggtggtggaggaggacagcgagggactgattagcctgaagggggctggaggaagccccatgtatgtataaaactttaatttcatctgtttcaggtttactttgttacacggtagtactatactctacatatgcactccccacaaagctgcagggaatccactgagaatgttgtgcacattgaacacagaggtgttgtatatcacccataaacctggttcagattgtacatgaagaatgtgtaatagaggaagaaccccctcattctcctgcagagtacctgcacatcactcttacatgtacccacacttacattgcctagggcctgatagatgttctttgttcctgtcttctacaagtaATCTTAcctaggactagttttagtctatgactaaaagtagaggcaaaagatcagccggctagcctggtattgttcaaaagggaataaatatggcagcctccatatccctctcacttcagttgtattttaaaattccgaagcattggcagttaagagatgcatttcatgttacatactttcaattaacaaaattgtaatatgcaaattagaggagtcggtgtaatcctaacctgaggagtcagagtcggtggaattttgtaccgactccacagccctgatttgctGTACCAATAACATAACAACACACATCAATTAACccttacatttttattattatttttttttaaatctacttcCCTGCGCCAGCTATTTTGGCATACTGGTGACTGAATGTTTTGACAAGCTCTACATATTCCATAGTCCACATATGTCAGTAGGAATTGTGTATGAAGGCAAAAAATTGAGATTTGATACAAAATTGTGATAATTATGAAAATCTATAGAGCTTGTAAATGGGCTAATCCAATCCTGGAAACATGGGGTCggtccatttcaagctgcatagatattCATCAACGTTTCCATAATTCTGCATCCACTTATTTGCATATGGAAGTAAAATTGATAGTTTATaacaaaatggccacctgtaAGCCATATGCACActtcctttaggctactttcacaccaagacgttgcgttttaaagagtaactgtcaggctgcagaagctaatttaaacccctattctcctgtgttaaacagtttagaaggaagccaaaaaggcaatactgtagtaaaaaatctctcttacatttgatgtgtgcttatcagcaaagctgttagacccaagctcttaagaggacgcaagccgcataccatactgcaaagcattctggggccctcccctcggctgctaatgagaagttacagtatcaagtttcagcagcttgtaactcagtccagcgcacagcactgaaaaatctccgggcagagtacactgcaggagtccgctattgttcctagccacatggctaattaatattcactgcacactagtgttattcagtaggagcttttctgtgatcaggaagcaggcaggacatgacgacatatttggcttcataggagacagacaaacatggaacctgccatgagctgtcaggagcatcaatctctgcatatactatatacaaattctgtgaagtacaaacgtggacagtgaaatgcatatgtaatgtaagtacagccaatctttagctactgatatatgtgtttattttctctgagaccttatacctaacagctcctctttaagggacgttatggtcacataacgtgcccctaacgcaacgcatggtggtgttgaagttggacgtcagattgagccgcgttatgcagctctcaaagcagccgctccaggttagtgacaggaagtccggatctttttaaggattcggatcatttgaatcggataattgaaaagatccggatctttgaaccaaatcatttgaatcattttactagggaagcagactgggtgaaatgactttccctgcactgtacattctgtatgttcctgtttcttccagacagacatccactgtaaaCCGAATCTTTCACtgtaatgatccggatgattcgactcacaaaaaagatccggatcgaatgaatgatccggacaacactacagttccaccacaagtcaccacagtgcagtgaatactaattagccatgtggctggctgcggaggaggaggaggaggggagacctcctcctccaacattactgatcatgtgcaaacagtctaacgtggcttagcccagtataacgtacagcatgcagcactttgtttaaacgtgctgcgttactatgaaacccaacgtgtgcactgtgaaccagcacattgattttacagtgctgtgagttaggctgcgttactggctgctgtaatgtgggactttaacgtcccactgtgaaaccagccttatagtATACATTTATCCTTAGAAATAACAAGTTCTCTTGTTCGCAGTTTCACACAGTCTTATGACATAGGAATGTGCAGCTATGGGATGTCAGGTTGCTATCTTGCAGATAAGAGACAATGCAGTGTATGCCACAAGCTATAACCTTGAGTTACACTGATCCATTGTCCAGCAGCAAATATCTATGAGCCAATTAAATGTTTAACAAGCTTACCTACTTAGATATTTATAAATATTAATGTATGCATTTTGTAGCATCCAATAAATTACTGTAGTTAGCTCCTATGTTAGGAATCCTACTGAGATTAAGCTAGGCGGAATAATTAGAATTTGTAATTCATACCAAAGTGTATgggccaatgcacaccaaaaatcgTTAGCGGATATGCAAatactagcggtttttgaagctgtttttcaaagcgattctaggcatgtttagagagattttctaaccatgcctagcatttttttggagtgtttttgtgtagcaaattATTATTTTGTTAGAGATTTTTGACAGCTAGATTAGTGAtaatttccacattttttccacattcacaaaattttactgcatgttttccgcatgcgggcacaATGTGTAAAAAATTGGGGAAACGTGTAATTACATAGTAACCATGCGGAAACCATTCGtaaaaaaagtggcataaaaaataatattgaagtcCAGCAAACAgcgctcaaggctccagactacatttaaccttcctggcggtaagcccgagctgagctcgggctatgccgcgcaggaagatatctcagcccctggtggggcgatttgctccatttaaagtgctgtgtgcgcagctagcactttgctagccgcgcgcacagcttgatcgccgccgctctgcggcgatcgcctgcacgcagcggcgcaagagggaccCCCCCTCCGCCAGAGCCCTacactgcccggaccaatgagttccgggcagcgctatgggctggatcggaggcgtctgacgtcaggacgtcggctgacgtcattccgatcgtcgccatggcgacaggagaagccaaacaggggagcgtgttatatacgcgttcccgtttgctattgatgccggcgacgatcgcactagagggacacatgcgccgtctagtggtgtttcatgtagctatttttgatagggtaggaggcgcccggtgggATAATTCGGATCTATATGGTTCTATATGGTAGGTACAACATTAAGGAAACAGaatggtgtgatcctaccttctagGTGTCCCTTATGGGAAATATACAGATCAAGACGTATACTTGTATAGTTGAAGTTTATTTGGAGCACAGACAGGTCAATAGAGGTGCCTATTTTCCGAATGTGCCTGGAATCCGAGCGCCAtcatttcatgtagctaccactctggtagctttacatgaaacaaaaaaaaaataataaaaaaaaaaaaaaaaaaaaaaaggatttttgcctatatggcaaaaaaaattacctgccaagagggttaaagagaacccgaagtgggttctaagaatccaattagcatacagaggctggttctgcatacaatgaccagcctctgttgctatactgtttctccGCAGCCCCCCTCTGAGCTCTGCTGTCCCTCATTAATAATTTgccgtgctggcgacaggcagcgtgtcgccagcgggctctttacatgtgaagtgtcagtctgccgctcccccgcctcctccacagcgccggtccccgcccgcgtcccttcccaccACTCAGCcatttcagtcgggaatttaccgcaagtgcatttccgcatgcggaaaatgattgtgaatagagcccaatatcacTAGCCAActtattcaaaaataaaatatgaaaatCCAAAAGCGGAACACAAAATGCAGAAATTTAGTAATTTTTGCAGAACACTCCTCTAGAAGCTTGCACGCAGTTTATTTTTTGCAGAAAactgatatatacacacacacatgtcctCCAGTTATTACATCTTATAAGAGGCGGGGCTTGTATAGGACTAGTAGTGACCACGCCCGGAGGTGGAGCCTCTACTGTCAGTATATGGGGCTCGTGCAAGGGGCGGGGCCTCACCCGCGTTGCTCCATCTGGCCTGGGCGATGATGCGGCGCAGCAGGTAGACGGTATCCCGTGCGGTCTCCTCCGAGCTCGGCCCGCCTCCTCCTCTCTTCAGCGCGGTGATAAACGCCTCGACCCGCTCCGAAAGCTCTGACTCTTTCTCCGCGCCGCCCGGCATTCTCTCCCCGCAGCAAGACCTACGTGCCCgggacagccaatcacagcgcggaGCAATGGGCTGGCCAATCAAAATAGACAAGCGCAATGCTGACCAATCACAGCGCGGGGCCTTTCAGCGGAGAGCCGCAGAGAGGTCCATGTGACGCgcagcagccaatcactgtgCATGGTGATACCTGTTTAGTCACGCTGTGGAGGAAATCACGTGATCAGTGCCCTGCCGACGTTGTCTCCGCCCATTATGTAGTGACAGAGCTCAGCATCTCTTCAGTCACGTGTTGCCGAGATAGCATTTTCCTTCTGTCAGTTCGCAATCGCATCAATAAGCGCTTTTTACGTTCATTTTGTGGCATTTCTCCTTTCTTTATACAGAGAATGTTAATCTTCATGTGACGTATCAGCCCGTAGTACTGCATCACATTCATGGAGCTAGTGACTGGGGAAGCACAGAaacgtttttattattattttttatttagactGCGCCAACATTGTCTAGCGCTGTAAATAGAACAAAACAAATACAtgggaacatagatacatgagGGGATCAAAACTCTGTACAAACAGGACATCCAGCTATTTGTAGTGATGTGCGATTAgtatttttaattctgattggatctttcaattaataaaacatttttacagtgtgcagtaatttaaaaatgctagcaaatcgtgccagtgtttatatactttacattgcagaaatgctcagcaatgctgcatgtcctgcgtttgcgattttggtaattgcaatcgctccagtggaatttgtcccatccattaacattagctgagcgtttagggaaatcactagcgttttgaaaacctccctaaaagctcaaaaaattgctctagtgggttccagccctcaagagAGGCGCACAATTAGGGTATGTactgtattaacatgtatataaatgtaattttctttttttttttgcttattgtttgaattttaaaaaaaattaagcggGGTCCCCACTCcacagcctctttaacccctcgtcgcccatgcaggctgggatagccagaatgcggagccccggccaagtTGGACTTCGCACCCTGAGCCTGCATGGTCCGTggtatgggggggaggggcggccaagcttccccctccccggagcccttgtccaatccatggacaatgggctcttctctgcctcccttgccccaggtggaggtggggggcaacgtatccctgggggggggggttcatggtggcatctgggagtcccctttaagaaggggactccCTTtaggaaggggacccccagatgcccacccccctcccaggagaaattaggggtacaaagtaccccttacccatttccacagagggataaaagaaataaaaacacaaccacaagaaTTTTTCTttattaaccttcttggcggtaaccccgaacgtagttcggggtaagccgccggagggtgccgctcaggccctgctgggccgatttgtttaatttttttttttgctggacgcagctagcactttgctagctgcgccagcaccctgatcgccgccgccgccgcgcgcccgatcgccgctatacggtgcggcgcgcggcccccccccccccccagaccccgtgcgctgcctggccaatcagtgccaggcagcgccgaggggtggcccgggactcccaatgacgacccgacgtcagtgacgtcggtgacgtcattctgccccgtcgccatggcaacgggggaagccctccaggaaatcccgttctttgaacgggatttcctgatcggagatcgccgaaggcgatcgaagagggcggggggatgccgctgagcagcggctatcatgtagcgagccctgggctcgctacatgatatagaaaaaaaaaattaaaaaaaaactgccgcgctgcctcctggcgtatttttttatactgccaggagggttaatacttatctgtacctttaaaaaaatgttcccacgccaatatcctcgaaaattatcccacgacagtatcctctaatgTTGCGACCTTGGTTGAAGATCTCCGCTGACGCACACCGGACGCCacacaccgccgctcccccgcactGCTttagctatactgagtatagcTAGAGataaaaagcatctttgaatttggctccaaggagccccattggtctattaacagaccaatggggttccccctgatacccattggtctgttattagaccaatggggagccaaaatgtaaagatgctttttatctctagctatacagagtatagctaGAGCCGCTCCGTCGTCCCTCCTGCGCGGCTTTCCGCACTTCTCCCTGCATACCAAATCTATAGCGCCAACCCACCCtgtcaccctggagcacccatagcacccaGGGTAATCTTGAACCCACTGTGGACATCAGGGTGGGTGCATCTTCAAAAATACGGTTTTGTTTGTCCTGGACTCTGAATATTTGCTTTAAGCGATCTTGCAAGAGAAGCTTGTGAGCTTTTCCAGTTACCCCTGAATGGCTTTCCTGGTTTATATGGTCTTGCATCTTTAAAATGGTTAGTTTGTTGTTTCTTGGGACCTGAAAAGCTTCTTTTTTGTAGTCTATCCTGAGGAATTAGTCCTGATTTGCCGCCGGTAACTCTTGAAATCGCCTTGTCCATTTCACTTCCAAAGAGAATTACACCGTTATGTGGTATCCTAACCCAATTTTGCTTAGAGCCTAAATCCACTCTCCATGGTTTCAGCCGCATGGCACGTTTAGCAGTTACCGAATTAAACATAATTCTAGATGAGGATCTTAAAATGTCCATAGATGCTTCCCCT
Encoded here:
- the EIF2B2 gene encoding translation initiation factor eIF2B subunit beta isoform X2, which encodes MPGGAEKESELSERVEAFITALKRGGGGPSSEETARDTVYLLRRIIAQARWSNAGELMEIIRREGRRMEAAQPSETTVGNLVRRVLKLIREEYGRLRGCSEESDQQESLHKLVTAEKFSDDFNTSFPPLKANVIEAVNELLIELEGTTDNIATQAKEHIHFNEVIMTIGRSRTVQRFLEEARKKRTFHVIVAECAPFCQGHDMAVSLSKAGIETTVITDAAIFAVMSRVNKSLFKVDPNSCTGQKENVEKCTLSSSAQRQSWPMVPCVPSLERTLSPWPPNIIPLR
- the EIF2B2 gene encoding translation initiation factor eIF2B subunit beta isoform X1; the protein is MPGGAEKESELSERVEAFITALKRGGGGPSSEETARDTVYLLRRIIAQARWSNAGELMEIIRREGRRMEAAQPSETTVGNLVRRVLKLIREEYGRLRGCSEESDQQESLHKLVTAEKFSDDFNTSFPPLKANVIEAVNELLIELEGTTDNIATQAKEHIHFNEVIMTIGRSRTVQRFLEEARKKRTFHVIVAECAPFCQGHDMAVSLSKAGIETTVITDAAIFAVMSRVNKVIIGTKTILANGSLRAVSGTHALALAAKHHSTPLIVCAPMFKLSPQFPNEEDSFHKFVSPQEVLPFSEGEILSKVSAHCPIFDHVPPELITLFITNIGGNAPSYIYRLMSELYHPADHEL